The following is a genomic window from Hymenobacter sp. APR13.
GCTCGTGACCGGAGGCTTTCTGGTGTTCTACCACCACCGGCCGCTCAGCTCGCTCACCTGGCGGCCCTTCGTTATTCCGCTGCTGATTACGGTGGTGGTGTCGCTGTTTATGCACAGCCGCTCGTTTCTGATGGGCTGGCGCGAGGCCGCTATCCGGGTGGAGCGGGTGGAAAAGGAAAACGCCGTGGCCCGCCTCGACTCGCTACGCCGGCAGGTGGACCCGCACTTTCTGTTCAACTCGCTGAACGCCCTCACCTCGCTCATCGAAGACCACGACCCGGCCCGCGCCACGCGCTTCGTGCGGCAGCTGGCCCAGGTGTACCGCTACGTGCTCGACTCGCAGGAGCAGGAAGTGGTGCCGCTGCGCGAGGAGATGCGGTTTGTGGAATCGTACGTGTACCTGCAGCAAACCCGCCTCGGCGAAGGCCTGCAAGTGGACATCAGCCTGCCGCCCGCCGCCGACCTGGACGCGCTGCTGGTGCCGCCGCTGGCCGTGCAGCTGCTGCTCGAAAACGCCCTCAAGCACAACGCTACTTCCCAGCGCGACCCGCTGCGCCTCAGCCTCACGCTGGACGTGGCCGCCCGGCAGCTGGTGGTGCGCAACGCCCTGCGCTACCGCCGCGTGCCCGACGGCGAATCGACGGGCCTGGGCCTGGCCAACCTGCAGGCCCGCTACCAGTTCCTGACCAGCCAGCCCGTGCTGATCGAAAAGACCGAAACCGAGTTCATCGTGACGCTGCCGCTGCTGGAGCTGACGTAGGCTGAGCAGTGTAGAGACGCGACCCTTCGCGTCTCTTCGTTGCTGACGCTGTTTAGATGGTACTGTTCCGGTTGTTCAACGATGAGACGCGAAGGGTCGCGTCTCTACACCGCTCAAAGTGGCCTGTTTACTGCGCCCAAGCTCTTACTTTCGCCTATGCCAACACCCCTACGCGCCCTGATTATCGAAGACGAGCCGCTGGCGGCCAACCGCCTGATTGGGCTATTGAACAAGCAAGCCCAGCCCGTGGAAGTGGTGGGCACGGCCGAGTCGGTGGCCGAGGCCGAGGCGCTGCTGCGCACCGTGCAGCCCGCGCCCGACGTGCTGTTTCTGGACATCCATCTGGCCGACGGGCTCAGCTTCGAGCTGTTCGAGCGGCTGGAAATCCGCAGCCCGGTGGTCTTCACCACCGCCTACGACAAGTACGCGCTACGGGCCTTCAAAGTGAACAGCGTGGATTACCTGCTCAAGCCCATCGACGCTGAGGAGTTGACGGCGGCGCTAACAAAGCTGCACCGCCAGCGCGAAGCCGCCACGCCGCCGCTGGATGCGGCGCTGCTGGCGCGGGTGTTGCAACAAACCCAGCCCGCCAAGGAATACAAAACGCGCTTCGTGGTGCGGGTGGGCGAGCACCTCAAGGCCATTCCGGTGGAGCAGATTGCCTACTTCGCCAGCCTGGAAAAAGTGACGCTGCTGCACACCCGCGAAGGCCGCCGGTTCGTGGTCGACTACACGCTGGAACAGCTCGAAGGCCTGCTCGATCCGCTGGAATTCTTCCGCCTCAACCGCGCCTACCTGGCCCACGCCGACGCCATCCACGACATCATCCACTACACCAACTCGCGCCTGCAAACCGTCCTCAAGCCCACCCCACCCGACAACGACACCGTGCTGGTAAGCCGCGAAAAAGTCAGCACGTTCAAGGCCTGGCTGGATAGGTAGTCGGGCTTATTGGCGAGCCTTTACACGCAGCAAACAGCCACGAGGCAACCCCTTCTTGGCTAGGCTGAGGCAATTTCTTGCCGATAAGCCTTCCAGTGTAACTGGGCTACGCCACGGTCGGAAGGCTTTATAGTAGGAGGCTAGCTGAGCGAGCTTCAGAAGCTGGCAGAACGGTGTAGAGACGCAATATTTTGCGTCTCGTCGTTGAACGGCCGGACCTGCGCCGTTTGAACAACATCAGCAACGACGAGACGCAAAATATTGCGTCTCTACAACCCTCGCTCTTAGCTCAACTTTGAGCAAGCAAGGCATTGAGTCTATTGTCCTTCGGCCTCGCAATGACAATCCACTCAGCCCTCCAGCCACTGCTTCAGCGCACCGGCTTTCTCGCGGCTTACCAGCACTTCCTCGCTGGGGGCGGGGTGCAGCTCCAGCAGCAGCTTGCCGTTGAAGTGCGGGTGCAGGCGCTGCACGGCCGGCAACTGGGCCAGAAACTGGCGATTGAGGCGAAAAAACTGGCGCGGGTCGAGCAGGCTTTCCAGCTGCTCCAGCGTGTAGTCGACCACGAAGCGGCGGCCGTCCTGGGCTACGAGGGTGGTGGTTTCGTGGCGGCTTTGGAACCAGGCCACCTGGGCGGCGGGCAGGGGCAGCAGCTGCTCGCCGTGGCGCACCAGGAAGCGGGTTTTGTAAGGCCGTTCGGCCCGCGGCAAACTGTCCAGGAGGTGCTCCAGGCGCTGGGCCGGCGGGGTGGGCGCGGTGGTCGTGCGCCACTCGCGCAGCTTGGCCAGCGCCGCCTGCAGCTCCAGCAGCTTCACCGGCTTCAGCAGGTAATCCACACTATTCGCCCGGAACGCCCGGATGGCATAGGCATCGTAGGCCGTCGTGAAAATGACCGGGCTGCGTACCACGGCCTGTTCGAACACCTCCAGGCTGAGGCCGTCGGCCAGTTGAATGTCGCTCAGGATCAGGTCGGGCGCGGGGTTGTGGTCCAGCCATTGCAGGGTGGCGGCCACGCTGTCGAGCACGGCCAGCACCTGGGCTTCGGGGGCTGCCTGCAGCAGCTGCCGCTGCAGCCGCTCGGCCGCCGGGTATTCGTCTTCAAGCAGCAGAACGGTCATGATTTGGGTGACATATGGTACGTCATGCAGAGGCGGAGCCGAAGCATCTCGCCAGATTAGTAATCCGGTAATATGGTGGATTGGGGATGATTCCTGATTCAGTCCATCAGTTCAGGAAAGGGGATTAGCTTCTGGCGAGATTCCTCGTCACTGGCTTGATGCGCCACATGCTCGGAATGACGTTCTTTTCACCTCATCACCTCATCACCCATTCAACAACGGCAGCTGCACCCGAAACCACCCGTCGGCGGCCGATACGGTTACGGGCGCGGCGGCTTGCAGCAGCTCGTAGCGGTGGCGCACGTTGCGCAGGCCGGTGCCAGTGCCGGGCGCGAGGCCGGCGGTGCGGGGGCGTAAGGTGTTTTCCACCACTAGAAACTGCTGCCCGACATCCACTCCAATGCGCAGCTCCAGCGGATGCTCCCGCGAGGCCACGTTGTGCTTGAGGGCGTTTTCGACCAGCAGCTGCACGCTCAGCGGCGCCACCTGCCGGGCCTGCAAGACTGGTGGCACGGTGGTAGTCACGCGCAGGTTGTCGCGGAAGCGGGTTTTGTGCAGGGCCAGGTAGGTTTCCACGAAGGCCAGCTCCTCGCCGAGCGGCACCGTGGGCTTGTCGCGGGCCAGCAGCACGTAGCGGTACACATCCGAAAGCTGCTCCAGAAACTGCTGCGCGGCCTCGTTTTCGGGCTCCACCAGCGCCGACAGCGTGTTCAGAGAGTTGAACAGGAAGTGCGGGTCGAGCTGGCTTTGCAGGGCTTCAAGCTGGCTTCGGATGCCGGCGCTCTGCAGCTGCTCGGCGCGGCGCAGGTTCTGCTTCCACTGCTGAAACAGGTGCCAGCTCTCATAAATCAGCTGCACCACCACCGTGGGCACCATGTTCAGCCCGAACTCGGCCAGGAAGCCGCGCCCCGTGAGCTGCCCGCCCTGCGCCCGCGCCGCCAGCAACCCAATACCCAGCGTGACGACGGCCGTGAGAGACGTGTTGATACCAGCCAGCCACCACAGCCGGCGCGTGGTTTGCTCGACGCGCGGAAACCGCCGGAGCAGCAGGCGCCACAGCTGCCGGCCCGCCAGCCAGAACGTGGTGGTAATGCCCAGCGACACCACCCACGCGCCCAGCGCCTCCGGCACCGAGCCCACCTGCAGCAGCCCCCGCGGCAACAGCACCAGCAAGGCCAGCGTCGGGATACCGAGCAGCAGAAACCACCGGTCGTTCAGGAAGGCAGCGGGACGGTCGGCAGGTGGCGGCATGCAGCAGGAAATCCGTTTGGTGTTCAGTGAGCGGCCGTAGCGCGAACTGTGTAGTTCGCGCCCCCACGCCGTTAGAATCGTCTGAACGGCGCGGGGACGCGAACTGCAATGTTCGCGCTACTGCTGCGCCGCCTTAGCTACGTTAGCGCGGCAGCTTCTGCACGAAGCTAACCACGGCCTGCCGGAAGGCCGCCGGCTGCTCCAGAAACGAATTGTGCTTGCCGGGCAGCACCATCGTCTGCTGCTGCGGGAACCGGAAGGTGCCGGGCGCGGCGCCCGTGGTGCGGTCGTCCTGGCCCACAATGTTGAGCACGGGCATTGGGAGCTTGGCGGTGGCGGGCACGAAATCCTGGCCGTAGTCGGGCAGCTGGCCGCTGAACACCTGGGTGCCGAAGTCGGGGTTGGCGGGCACGCTGCGGCTCACGCGGCTGGCGCGGGCAGCCAGCGAGTCGGCGGAAAACTGCAGCTGCCAGGCCAGCTTCTGCTGTTGCAGCGCGCCCATCACCATGCCTACGCGCTGCATCATCGGCAGGCCGGGGTTGGGCTGGGCGGCGGCGGGCAGTAAGGTAGTGCCGTACTGCACCATGCTTTCCAGCGACGCCGGCGGGTCGAGCACGGCATTCACCAGCACCAGCGCCTGCACCCGCTGCGGGTACTGCGTGGCGTAGGCCGTGGCAATGGTGCCCCCAAACGAGTGGGCCATCAGCACCCAGCGTTCCAGGCCCAGCTGCTGCCGCAGCTCCTCCAAATCCTGCACCATACGCGCCATGCTGTAGCTGGGGCGCCGGGGGCTGGCCGAGCGGCCGCTGCCGCGCTGGTCGTAGTAAATCAGGCGCAGCTTGTCTTCGAGGCGGTTGCCACCCAGCTTCTCAAACGAGTAGCTGCCCGCGCCCGGCCCGCCGTGCACAAACACGCACGGCGTCCCCTGGCCCGCCACCTGCACGTACAGTTGCACCGAGTCGGAGGTGAGCAGGGTGGTGGGGCCGTTGGTGAGCCGGCTGGCCCGCTGCTGGGCCATGGCGGTTGGGGCCGCGAGCAGGAGCAGGCCGAAAACCATCAGCAACTGGCGAAACAGGAGTCGGAAAGCAGCCATGAGCAGGAAGAGGGTTAGGTGAGAAGTACACGAAGCAATTGGCTACCGGACGGCCAGCAGCGGCACGCCCTGCAGGGCCAGCGCAAACAACAGGGCTACCAGACCGGCGTAGGCGGCGGCGCCCAGCCACGTCAGGAGCGCGGCGCGGCGCGGCAGGTGCCGGCTCAGCCACCAACCCAGCAGCGGCAATGCCTGCAGGCTGTGGAGGCCCAGGAAGTGGGCCGTGCGTAGGTCGCCGGCGCGGGTGCTCCACCCCAGACCGGGCAGGCCGGGGCCGCCGTCGGGGGCGCCCACGGTGTGCTGGTTGAGGTGAATCATCATGCCGCCCAGCAGGCTGCCCAGCAGAAACAGCAGCAGCCCCAGGCGCACGCCCCACACGTAGCCGGCCGGGCCGTGGGGCCGGTGCCGCCACACCAGATACACCGCCCAGACAGTCAGCACGGTGTTGAACATGATGAACACGCCCATCACACTGAACAGGGCCCCATCCAGCGCCGTGGCGCCGTTGAAGTGCGAGCTGGTGCCGCGGGCGGCCTGCGTCGTGATGCACACCATTTCAACCACCATGCTCAGGGCCACGCCTCCACTGATGCGGCGCACCGACCGTTGCGCCACCGCCGGCAGGTCGGCCAGCAGCCAGGCCAGCGTCCAGAGGTAGAGCAGGCCGGAAAGGGCAAACTTGGCCGGCTTCATCCACACGGGCAGGCCCGTTACGAGGCGGTGGTCGAAGGGCAGCAGCGCCAGCGCCAGCAGCAGCAGCGCCACGTGCAGCCAGCCGGCCCAGGCCAGCACCGGATTCACGCGGTGCAGCACGCGCAGCCAGGTGGCCGCATAGCCGGCCGGCGAAGCAGCGCCAGCAACGGTAGAACCAGCGGCGGCAGCGGCGCCGGATTTCAGCGAAAAGTTAAGAGTAGCCACGACGCAGAAAGGTTACAGGGAAGCAGAAAGGGGAGTGGCCGCGGCAGTGGCGGGAGCCGCGTAGAAGCGCCGCACAACAGCATAGAGCAAGAGCCCCACCGGCCCAAACAGAAACGTGAGCAGCAAACACGGCACCAGCAGCAGGTGTGGCACCCCGCGGCGCCGCGCATCCAGGCTTTCCCAGATGCCAACACTCAAATCGAAGCACAAGTAGTGCACCCAGCCGGCCAGCAGCGCCCACGGATTGCGAAACAGCAACGCCACCTCAGCCAGCGAATTGAAGCCGCCTTCCGTGGCGTGAGCCCCCAGGTAGTGGCCGCCGATGAGCAAGGCGTAGGCCACGGCCAGCAGCAGCGGCCACGCCCCGCTGAGCACCAGCCAGCGCGTGACGCGCCAGCGCGGAGCCAGCACCAGTAGGGCCCAGCCCAGCAGCGCTACGGGGTTGGCGAGGGCAAACAGAGAGTCGGGGGTGAGAGCCATGGCAGTAAGAGCTTGGATGATGATCCGAAGGTAGCTGCCGGAGGCCGCCGGCCGAAGCCCAAACCAGGTGAACCGGCGGCCGGCCGGGGCGAACCGACAAGGGCAGGAGGGCGAAGCGGCTGGTGCTATTTGGGACTAGTAGCAACCACGTGGGCTGCGGGCCGTAACTTTGCGCCGTGGTAACATCGGATGCGCATCATTTGGGGAGAAAACTATCGGCGCTGGGCCTGGCCTGGCTGCTGACTGTGGCCGCCGCCGTATCAGCGCCGGCCGCCACCCCCATTCCAGCGCCCGCCGATTCCGTAGGCGTGCGCCACCCGCACCGCCGGCCGGTGTTCCAACTGGACATCCGCAACTCCATCATCAACCACCGGCTGGTAACCATTCCGGGCCTGAAGCTGGGCATAGAGTGGCGCGGGCGGCTGCGCACGGGCCTGGGCGTGTACCTGCTCAGCAACGGCATTCCGTCGCGCCAGCCAATTCCCTCGGAGCTGCCGGCCGCTACCAATTCGGAGCTGCGGCTGCGCTACGTGGCCGCCTACGGCGAGTACGTGGTACTGGGCAACCCACGCTGGGAAATAGCCACGCAGCTGCAGTTGGGCGTGGGCAAAACATACGCCCGCTACGCCCTGCCCGATGGCCAAGTGGTTCGCTCGCCCAAGAAAGTTATCTGGCTAGCCGAGCCCACATTGTCGGGGCAGATGCGGGTGTACCGCTGGCTGGCGCTGGGCACGGGCGTAGGGTGGCGCCAGCCGATGTTTGTGAATAAGTTTACGGAGCGCGAGCTGAACGGCCCGGTATTCTACGGCCGCGTCAAGCTGTCCCTCGGCGACCTGTACAAAGTCGCCCGCGGCCGGCAGCGCCTTTTCACCCAGCAAGGCCTGCGCCGCGCCGACTGGTAGTGGTGCTGTCATTGCGAGGACGAAGGACGAAGCAATCCTTCCTTTCGTGGCAGACACTTTCCTAAACAGAAAGCCCTCCAGCAGTAGTGTAGTACACTAACGCCGAAGGGCTTTCTGCTTAATTCACGCTTATCGCACGGAGAGGAAGGATTGCTTCGTCCTTCGTCCTCGCAATGACAGAGGGCTTACTGCTTGTTCACGTTTACGCCCTGCGAGGAGCGCAGGCGGCGCAGCATGAAGAACTGCTCTTTGTTGCGGGCACTGCCCGAGTTGATGTCGCCGTACACCTGCACCACGTCCCAGCCCAG
Proteins encoded in this region:
- a CDS encoding sensor histidine kinase, yielding MLESAFAAPPKTAATPPPAARHFANLGQYYPHRKWAMMLGLMLAMSLVLSFTFCSECPLLSEDFLVTFGYNFCYTTGLWLANGFPSEWLNRRVDWTLHPFRRFLITLLLSVVMSLLVILLVTGGFLVFYHHRPLSSLTWRPFVIPLLITVVVSLFMHSRSFLMGWREAAIRVERVEKENAVARLDSLRRQVDPHFLFNSLNALTSLIEDHDPARATRFVRQLAQVYRYVLDSQEQEVVPLREEMRFVESYVYLQQTRLGEGLQVDISLPPAADLDALLVPPLAVQLLLENALKHNATSQRDPLRLSLTLDVAARQLVVRNALRYRRVPDGESTGLGLANLQARYQFLTSQPVLIEKTETEFIVTLPLLELT
- a CDS encoding LytR/AlgR family response regulator transcription factor, yielding MPTPLRALIIEDEPLAANRLIGLLNKQAQPVEVVGTAESVAEAEALLRTVQPAPDVLFLDIHLADGLSFELFERLEIRSPVVFTTAYDKYALRAFKVNSVDYLLKPIDAEELTAALTKLHRQREAATPPLDAALLARVLQQTQPAKEYKTRFVVRVGEHLKAIPVEQIAYFASLEKVTLLHTREGRRFVVDYTLEQLEGLLDPLEFFRLNRAYLAHADAIHDIIHYTNSRLQTVLKPTPPDNDTVLVSREKVSTFKAWLDR
- a CDS encoding LytR/AlgR family response regulator transcription factor gives rise to the protein MTVLLLEDEYPAAERLQRQLLQAAPEAQVLAVLDSVAATLQWLDHNPAPDLILSDIQLADGLSLEVFEQAVVRSPVIFTTAYDAYAIRAFRANSVDYLLKPVKLLELQAALAKLREWRTTTAPTPPAQRLEHLLDSLPRAERPYKTRFLVRHGEQLLPLPAAQVAWFQSRHETTTLVAQDGRRFVVDYTLEQLESLLDPRQFFRLNRQFLAQLPAVQRLHPHFNGKLLLELHPAPSEEVLVSREKAGALKQWLEG
- a CDS encoding sensor histidine kinase gives rise to the protein MPPPADRPAAFLNDRWFLLLGIPTLALLVLLPRGLLQVGSVPEALGAWVVSLGITTTFWLAGRQLWRLLLRRFPRVEQTTRRLWWLAGINTSLTAVVTLGIGLLAARAQGGQLTGRGFLAEFGLNMVPTVVVQLIYESWHLFQQWKQNLRRAEQLQSAGIRSQLEALQSQLDPHFLFNSLNTLSALVEPENEAAQQFLEQLSDVYRYVLLARDKPTVPLGEELAFVETYLALHKTRFRDNLRVTTTVPPVLQARQVAPLSVQLLVENALKHNVASREHPLELRIGVDVGQQFLVVENTLRPRTAGLAPGTGTGLRNVRHRYELLQAAAPVTVSAADGWFRVQLPLLNG
- a CDS encoding alpha/beta fold hydrolase, giving the protein MAAFRLLFRQLLMVFGLLLLAAPTAMAQQRASRLTNGPTTLLTSDSVQLYVQVAGQGTPCVFVHGGPGAGSYSFEKLGGNRLEDKLRLIYYDQRGSGRSASPRRPSYSMARMVQDLEELRQQLGLERWVLMAHSFGGTIATAYATQYPQRVQALVLVNAVLDPPASLESMVQYGTTLLPAAAQPNPGLPMMQRVGMVMGALQQQKLAWQLQFSADSLAARASRVSRSVPANPDFGTQVFSGQLPDYGQDFVPATAKLPMPVLNIVGQDDRTTGAAPGTFRFPQQQTMVLPGKHNSFLEQPAAFRQAVVSFVQKLPR
- a CDS encoding ABA4-like family protein — its product is MALTPDSLFALANPVALLGWALLVLAPRWRVTRWLVLSGAWPLLLAVAYALLIGGHYLGAHATEGGFNSLAEVALLFRNPWALLAGWVHYLCFDLSVGIWESLDARRRGVPHLLLVPCLLLTFLFGPVGLLLYAVVRRFYAAPATAAATPLSASL